In one Candidatus Palauibacter scopulicola genomic region, the following are encoded:
- a CDS encoding DUF4159 domain-containing protein: MSARPRRFAAAPLVARPVVARPLATGGLAALLTLLTVADLEGQRRRGRGGGGFGDDLASYQEYNTPYTGEFTFVRLYYRGGWGWNPGWSHDWPVAERNFAEIMDALTTIGPRKGGGNVLAMDDPDLFKFPVAYLSEPGGWTMNQVEADNLSNYLRKGGFLIIDDMGGERDLDRTRQGLQILLPGLRLERLDENHPIFDSFFHLEQENIEMPHPYRGGVASYWGVFENNDPDGRLMVIVNHDNDIGDYMEWSDRGFVPIALSNEAYKLGVNYVVYALTH, from the coding sequence ATGAGCGCCCGCCCCCGACGCTTCGCGGCCGCACCCCTCGTCGCCCGACCCGTCGTCGCCCGACCCCTCGCGACCGGCGGCCTGGCCGCGCTGCTCACGCTGCTGACGGTTGCCGACCTCGAGGGCCAGCGCCGGCGCGGACGCGGAGGCGGCGGGTTCGGCGACGACCTCGCCTCGTACCAGGAGTACAACACGCCGTACACCGGCGAGTTCACCTTCGTCCGCCTCTACTACCGCGGCGGATGGGGCTGGAACCCGGGGTGGTCGCACGACTGGCCCGTAGCCGAGCGCAACTTCGCCGAGATCATGGACGCGCTCACGACGATCGGCCCGCGCAAGGGCGGCGGCAACGTGCTCGCCATGGACGACCCCGACCTGTTCAAGTTCCCCGTCGCGTACCTCTCGGAACCCGGCGGCTGGACCATGAACCAGGTGGAGGCCGACAACCTGAGCAACTATCTGCGCAAGGGCGGGTTCCTCATCATCGACGACATGGGCGGCGAGCGGGACCTGGACAGGACGAGGCAGGGGCTCCAGATCCTGCTCCCGGGACTCCGGCTTGAACGGCTCGACGAAAACCACCCGATCTTCGACTCGTTCTTCCACCTGGAGCAGGAGAACATCGAGATGCCGCACCCCTACCGGGGCGGCGTGGCGAGCTACTGGGGCGTCTTTGAAAACAACGACCCCGATGGCCGCCTTATGGTCATCGTGAATCACGACAACGACATTGGCGACTACATGGAGTGGTCGGACCGGGGGTTCGTCCCCATCGCCCTCTCCAACGAAGCGTACAAGCTGGGCGTCAACTACGTGGTATACGCCCTCACACACTGA
- a CDS encoding MoxR family ATPase, with amino-acid sequence MEADPRWIDAQDATTEQVPDPALDAAPEAVPDDAELADRLRESAEAVRAELKKVIIGQDDVVEQVLISLFAGGNSLIVGVPGLAKTLLIQTLSDVLHLSFNRIQFTPDLMPSDITGTDIIQEDPETGQRKLVFMQGPLFAHVVLADEINRTPPKTQAALLEAMEEKQVTIQGRTYRLPEPFFVLATQNPIELEGTYPLPEAQLDRFMFQINIGYLPEDEELEVILQTTTVEGEPPGAVLSAEAIAGFQHLVRKVPISEPVARYAVQLARRTRPGRDDAPDYVKQYVAYGGSVRAAQYLVLGGKARALLRGEINVSFDDVRALCAPVFRHRVLTNFHAESERVSTDDLVERLLDDVKPPKSGM; translated from the coding sequence ATGGAAGCCGACCCCCGCTGGATCGACGCGCAGGACGCGACAACGGAGCAGGTGCCGGACCCGGCCCTCGACGCCGCGCCCGAAGCGGTCCCCGACGACGCCGAACTCGCCGACCGCCTGCGCGAAAGCGCCGAAGCCGTCCGCGCGGAACTCAAGAAGGTCATCATCGGCCAGGACGATGTCGTCGAGCAGGTCCTGATCTCCCTCTTCGCCGGCGGCAACAGCCTCATCGTCGGCGTCCCCGGACTCGCGAAGACGCTCCTCATCCAGACGCTCTCCGACGTCCTGCACCTGAGCTTCAACCGGATCCAGTTCACGCCGGACCTCATGCCGTCGGACATCACCGGGACGGACATCATCCAGGAGGACCCGGAGACGGGACAGCGCAAGCTCGTCTTCATGCAGGGGCCGCTGTTCGCGCACGTCGTGCTGGCCGATGAGATCAACCGCACGCCGCCCAAGACGCAGGCGGCCCTCCTCGAGGCGATGGAGGAGAAGCAGGTGACGATCCAGGGCCGGACCTACCGCCTCCCGGAGCCCTTCTTCGTCCTCGCCACGCAGAACCCGATCGAGCTGGAGGGGACGTATCCCCTGCCCGAGGCGCAGCTCGACCGCTTCATGTTCCAGATCAACATCGGCTACCTGCCCGAAGACGAGGAGCTGGAGGTCATCCTGCAGACGACGACGGTCGAGGGCGAGCCTCCCGGCGCGGTGCTGTCGGCGGAGGCGATCGCGGGCTTCCAGCACCTCGTGCGGAAGGTGCCGATCTCCGAGCCGGTCGCGCGCTACGCCGTCCAGTTGGCGCGGCGCACCCGCCCCGGACGCGACGATGCCCCCGACTACGTGAAGCAGTACGTGGCCTACGGGGGCAGCGTGCGCGCGGCGCAGTACCTCGTGCTCGGCGGCAAGGCGCGGGCCCTGCTGCGGGGCGAGATCAACGTCTCGTTCGACGATGTGCGCGCCCTCTGCGCCCCCGTCTTCCGCCATCGCGTGCTGACGAACTTCCACGCGGAGTCCGAGCGCGTCTCGACGGACGACCTCGTCGAACGGCTCCTCGACGACGTGAAGCCGCCGAAGTCGGGGATGTAG
- a CDS encoding DUF58 domain-containing protein, whose protein sequence is MRARIASRTVPGTQFLDPAVLTRIGNLELVARSVVEGFIAGAHGSPFVGLSLDFAAHRQYLPGDDIRKIDWKVYGRTDRHYIKEYEAETNANIFFAVDASRSMDYGSRGITKLDYARYLTACLAYLSASQRDRVGAAIFDEQLLEYIPPSVRHRRLILAALDRVRAETAGDLTGPLTQVAESLTRKGIVVLVSDLYTEPKTVLDSVGALRSKGQDVIVFHILDPAEVDFPFEAARSFEDLETGERLPVTPDVMREEYLSLVKGHVGEISKLMIERAIDHELIVTSTPLDAVLFRYLSHRSRRLKGKDR, encoded by the coding sequence ATGCGCGCGCGAATCGCCTCGAGGACGGTGCCGGGGACGCAGTTCCTCGATCCGGCGGTGCTCACCCGGATCGGGAACCTCGAACTCGTGGCGCGTTCGGTGGTCGAGGGCTTCATCGCCGGGGCGCACGGATCGCCCTTCGTCGGGCTGTCACTCGATTTCGCGGCACACCGCCAGTACCTGCCGGGCGACGACATCCGCAAGATCGACTGGAAGGTGTACGGGCGCACCGACCGCCACTACATCAAGGAATACGAGGCCGAGACCAACGCGAACATCTTCTTCGCGGTGGACGCCTCCCGTTCCATGGACTACGGCTCGCGCGGGATCACGAAGCTCGACTACGCCCGCTACCTGACGGCCTGTCTGGCCTATCTCTCCGCGAGCCAGCGCGACCGCGTGGGCGCGGCGATCTTCGATGAGCAGCTGCTCGAGTACATCCCCCCCTCCGTCCGGCACCGGCGCCTGATCCTGGCGGCGCTCGACCGCGTCCGCGCCGAGACGGCGGGCGATCTCACCGGGCCGCTCACGCAGGTGGCCGAGAGCCTGACCCGGAAGGGGATCGTCGTTCTCGTCTCCGACCTCTACACGGAACCGAAGACGGTCCTCGACTCGGTGGGGGCGCTCCGCAGCAAGGGGCAGGACGTGATCGTGTTCCATATCCTGGACCCCGCCGAGGTCGACTTCCCGTTCGAGGCGGCGCGGTCGTTCGAGGACCTGGAGACGGGGGAGCGGCTGCCGGTGACGCCCGACGTGATGCGCGAGGAGTACCTCTCGCTGGTGAAGGGGCACGTGGGCGAGATCTCGAAGCTCATGATCGAGCGCGCGATCGATCATGAACTCATCGTCACCTCGACTCCGCTCGACGCAGTGCTCTTCCGCTACCTGTCGCACCGGTCGCGGCGCCTGAAGGGCAAGGACCGATGA